In Leptospira sp. WS58.C1, a single genomic region encodes these proteins:
- a CDS encoding alcohol dehydrogenase produces the protein MKSVRLVEFGSSLQWEEKQDPEPQDTEVLLEVISCGVCHSDLHLRDGYYKIGGEEKLFVKDRGVKLPLTPGHEVVGRVLKKGPKVTSVSVGEIKLVYPWIGCGTCEECESGNPQLCSAPRSLGIYQDGGYSDRILVPDERWLLDIYDLSPEYACSYACAGLTAYGALKKALPLKKTDTLVIIGAGGLGMFASQLIPFLTDTKVIFLDLEESRLEKLKELGFYTVSSSHPDAATEIKKISGSLGVSAVIDFVNNSATSSLGFSLLKKNGTLIGVGLFGGELKIPTPILSLRSLTVCGSYTGSPRELKELLQLVSEKKIRPVPVQVRDLKDADSALNDLSSGKVLGRLVLSRK, from the coding sequence ATGAAAAGTGTTAGATTGGTGGAATTCGGTTCTTCTTTACAATGGGAAGAAAAACAAGATCCGGAGCCGCAAGATACCGAGGTATTATTGGAAGTGATCTCTTGCGGAGTCTGTCATTCGGACCTTCACTTACGAGACGGATACTATAAAATAGGCGGAGAAGAAAAACTATTCGTAAAGGACAGAGGGGTTAAACTTCCCCTAACTCCAGGTCATGAAGTTGTCGGCCGAGTTTTAAAAAAAGGACCTAAAGTCACTTCCGTTTCCGTTGGAGAGATCAAGTTAGTTTATCCTTGGATCGGTTGTGGGACTTGCGAAGAATGTGAATCCGGAAATCCGCAACTTTGCTCCGCTCCTAGATCCTTGGGGATTTATCAAGACGGAGGTTATTCGGATCGGATTTTGGTCCCGGATGAAAGATGGCTTTTAGATATTTACGATCTTTCTCCCGAATACGCTTGTTCTTATGCGTGTGCAGGACTCACAGCTTATGGCGCTTTGAAGAAGGCACTGCCGCTTAAAAAAACGGATACTTTGGTGATCATTGGAGCGGGCGGCCTTGGAATGTTCGCTTCTCAATTGATTCCTTTTCTTACGGATACAAAGGTGATCTTTTTGGATCTAGAAGAGTCCCGTTTGGAAAAACTAAAAGAGCTCGGATTTTATACGGTTTCTTCTTCTCATCCAGATGCTGCGACCGAGATAAAGAAGATCTCAGGCTCCCTGGGAGTTTCCGCAGTCATCGATTTTGTGAATAATAGCGCCACTTCTTCCTTAGGATTTTCACTTTTGAAAAAGAATGGGACCTTGATCGGGGTCGGGCTTTTTGGTGGAGAGTTAAAGATCCCGACCCCGATCCTTTCTCTCAGAAGTTTAACGGTTTGTGGAAGTTATACGGGTTCTCCGAGAGAGCTGAAAGAACTACTACAACTTGTATCCGAGAAAAAGATCCGTCCTGTTCCGGTACAGGTCCGGGATTTAAAAGATGCGGATTCGGCTTTGAACGATCTATCTTCCGGGAAAGTTTTGGGAAGACTGGTATTATCCCGGAAATGA
- a CDS encoding alpha/beta hydrolase, whose translation MEFAPEMLEYANLISSKGLTGFTQGSVQERREGYSAIGELLGEGPLVKEILDFSIPSKDGSVFIKNYIPRTEPKSKILYFHGGGWVVGRLKDFDPFARKLAEITSSIVSLVDYRLAPEFPFPLPLEDAYTSLEWISNQKENIWKDLPLVVAGDSAGGNLAASTIMRAKELFGPKIDLQILIYPVTETICNTDSYKEFEFGPGLTKKDMEWFIAQYLPDPNTRSDPKASPLFQKDWKDLPPAIVFIADIDPLRDDGKLYAEKLTEAGVSVLFKEFKGYTHGFFTKVNLLKAPEEGLRMISAEMDRVFRRKEALL comes from the coding sequence ATGGAATTTGCTCCGGAGATGTTGGAATATGCAAACCTAATTTCCTCAAAAGGGCTTACGGGCTTTACTCAGGGAAGCGTCCAGGAAAGAAGGGAAGGTTATTCCGCAATCGGAGAACTTTTGGGGGAAGGTCCGCTCGTGAAGGAGATCCTGGATTTCTCCATTCCTTCTAAGGACGGAAGCGTATTCATAAAAAATTATATCCCAAGAACGGAACCTAAATCCAAAATTCTCTACTTCCACGGAGGCGGATGGGTGGTCGGAAGATTAAAAGATTTCGATCCATTCGCACGCAAACTTGCTGAAATCACTTCCAGTATCGTTTCACTTGTAGATTATAGATTGGCTCCAGAGTTCCCGTTTCCTCTACCACTGGAAGATGCTTATACTTCTTTGGAATGGATATCAAATCAAAAGGAAAATATTTGGAAAGATCTTCCCTTGGTGGTGGCAGGCGATAGTGCGGGTGGGAATTTGGCTGCTTCTACCATTATGCGAGCCAAAGAACTGTTCGGTCCGAAAATCGATCTGCAAATCCTGATCTATCCTGTTACCGAAACGATCTGTAATACTGATTCTTATAAGGAATTCGAGTTCGGCCCCGGTCTTACAAAAAAAGATATGGAATGGTTTATCGCTCAATATCTTCCTGATCCGAATACTAGATCGGATCCGAAAGCTTCTCCTTTATTTCAAAAAGATTGGAAGGATCTTCCTCCCGCGATTGTATTTATAGCTGATATCGATCCTCTTAGAGATGATGGAAAACTATATGCAGAAAAACTAACAGAAGCCGGCGTATCCGTATTGTTCAAAGAATTTAAAGGATATACTCATGGATTTTTTACGAAGGTGAATCTTCTCAAGGCTCCGGAAGAAGGTTTGAGAATGATTTCTGCAGAAATGGATCGTGTTTTCAGACGAAAAGAGGCGTTACTTTAA
- a CDS encoding GNAT family N-acetyltransferase, whose translation MENSLITIRPAKPEDVAATVPLIYSSGPAAWDYVFNEGKISSQDFLTKSFQGTKNTFSHKNHYVAEKNGEIVGSIVIFRSENFFFQNAATAGNIFRIYKLRAPKVAIRGLSMEGMIQPPKSGRLYLGHIAVPGKERRQGIAEKLIRFAVSVYPGYEKISLDVSQENPNAQGLYKKLGFEIVEARNFSGPKGLVPNHYYMEADRSSF comes from the coding sequence ATGGAAAATTCTCTAATTACAATTCGCCCTGCCAAGCCGGAAGACGTGGCGGCCACCGTTCCTTTGATCTATAGTTCCGGTCCGGCAGCCTGGGATTACGTGTTTAATGAGGGAAAAATTTCCTCTCAGGACTTTTTGACCAAATCTTTCCAAGGGACAAAAAATACGTTCAGCCATAAGAATCACTATGTGGCAGAAAAGAACGGAGAGATTGTCGGAAGTATCGTTATTTTCCGTTCCGAGAACTTCTTCTTTCAAAATGCTGCGACTGCAGGAAATATTTTCCGGATCTACAAACTCAGAGCGCCTAAGGTTGCCATCCGCGGATTGAGTATGGAGGGAATGATCCAACCGCCTAAATCTGGAAGATTATATCTGGGACATATAGCGGTTCCGGGGAAAGAAAGAAGACAAGGAATAGCGGAGAAGCTGATAAGGTTTGCCGTTTCAGTATACCCAGGTTACGAAAAAATTTCTCTCGATGTTTCCCAAGAGAATCCCAATGCACAAGGTCTGTATAAAAAATTAGGTTTCGAGATCGTGGAAGCCAGGAATTTTTCCGGGCCTAAGGGGTTAGTTCCCAACCATTATTATATGGAAGCGGATCGTTCCTCCTTCTAA
- a CDS encoding tetratricopeptide repeat protein, which translates to MENLTPEDKLEASKFFYRTGDLDRAEFLLKSSLEDSENHETYFFLGLIENQRNNWKKGLYYFYRSVEVNPEYGNPCNEIGILLLRMGRERESVFWLKKSLRCTLNDAPHISLFNLATLYKIWNRPERSLQYLHKAIVMKPDFEEAKRLREELNSAI; encoded by the coding sequence TTGGAAAACCTGACGCCTGAAGACAAACTCGAAGCATCTAAATTTTTTTATAGAACCGGCGATTTGGATCGTGCGGAATTCCTACTAAAATCCTCTTTGGAAGATTCCGAAAATCATGAGACCTATTTTTTTCTAGGTCTGATCGAAAACCAAAGAAACAACTGGAAAAAAGGTCTGTATTATTTCTACCGTTCGGTAGAAGTGAATCCCGAATATGGGAATCCTTGCAATGAGATAGGTATCCTTCTGCTTCGTATGGGAAGAGAAAGAGAATCCGTTTTCTGGCTGAAAAAATCGCTTCGTTGTACTTTAAACGACGCACCTCATATTTCGCTTTTTAACCTAGCAACTCTTTACAAGATCTGGAATCGTCCCGAAAGATCCCTACAATATCTGCATAAGGCAATCGTAATGAAACCCGATTTTGAAGAGGCAAAACGCCTGAGAGAAGAGTTAAATTCGGCTATCTAA
- a CDS encoding SDR family oxidoreductase has protein sequence MSITSESVLVTGASGHLGRIILEELLKKGHSKIIATTRKPESLADFAKKGVTVRKASFDDPTSLVSAFQGADRILIISTDNIGNRIEEHSNAVDAAVKVGAKRILYTSLAKADEIPVTFAFEHEGTEEKIKQSGIAYTILRNNMYSDYLIPKLQHAVASGSIYGSGGNGACAYISRKDCAKAAAAALLSSDSGNKILEIGGPKAWTYSELAKFTSDLVNKPVSYVDISAEDLSKALIGAGIPKPMADALASFDVSIREGYLKEVNSSAKDLIGEALQDVTELLKENKSVLVS, from the coding sequence ATGAGTATTACTTCAGAATCAGTATTAGTGACCGGAGCTTCCGGCCATCTGGGAAGAATTATCCTAGAGGAATTATTAAAAAAAGGTCATAGCAAGATCATTGCTACAACGCGTAAGCCGGAAAGTTTAGCGGACTTTGCAAAAAAAGGGGTAACTGTAAGAAAGGCAAGCTTTGACGATCCGACAAGTCTTGTTTCCGCATTCCAAGGCGCGGATCGGATCCTGATCATTAGCACGGACAATATCGGAAATAGGATAGAAGAACATAGTAATGCGGTCGATGCCGCAGTAAAAGTCGGAGCAAAACGAATTCTTTATACTTCTCTGGCAAAAGCCGACGAAATCCCGGTCACTTTTGCATTCGAGCACGAGGGAACCGAAGAGAAGATCAAACAAAGCGGAATCGCATACACAATTCTTCGGAACAATATGTATTCTGATTATTTGATCCCAAAATTACAACATGCAGTTGCAAGCGGTTCCATTTACGGTTCGGGTGGAAATGGGGCCTGTGCCTATATATCCAGGAAGGATTGTGCGAAGGCGGCAGCCGCTGCTTTACTTTCCTCCGATTCCGGAAATAAAATTTTAGAAATCGGCGGACCTAAGGCTTGGACGTATTCGGAACTTGCAAAATTCACTTCGGATCTAGTGAACAAACCCGTTTCCTACGTGGACATTTCTGCGGAAGACCTTTCGAAGGCCTTAATCGGAGCTGGAATTCCAAAACCGATGGCGGATGCTTTGGCTTCTTTCGACGTTTCTATTCGAGAAGGTTATTTGAAAGAAGTAAATTCGTCCGCAAAAGATCTGATCGGAGAAGCGCTTCAGGACGTGACTGAGTTACTCAAAGAAAATAAATCAGTTTTAGTCTCGTAA
- a CDS encoding Crp/Fnr family transcriptional regulator codes for MALDTSVPNQKVTIKAGTVLFPEGSAANSLNVLHSGALRYLVEAPGSRKLELFKISGANLTPGASALFGSGRYPFTIVAEQDCVLSTYVMSQSTVGRSLAARSSLGIMVGRSLLREITESFKRVNQLRKIASDMGKTNDNLSLLYYQFNPSVFPDIKPGQPIADPSSDIVDPVLRLTRENLKHYFDNGGILPERPTANYVEEDHSQLLVKYYPEEIEFQDGEFNFVRKIILADPNLLAQLFAPDPTMVSYVCDKLGRVQNNITENARNILEELDENFSLLLGGVESLTEKYFLILDMAANGYATAPPEFVVPILQVVSQKIERALAGHQALFGSAVPTPSPNIKPFLEKTIGLAKKFETSNPTAKAASNGGGVSVDGSADATAIRKELANSASTIIQFSGMGGDAIKEFSAMMVKLKSLKNPLDSDNDTRKLRRSITKTYFDIYAACFQKYINSGKNVPKPVDLMLKYGFFDETLLDDSQLVFMSTFKDAITSASDIPIHYGTEWLEKIYKRECPTSLDELGQNFFDKVKMDNRNAVFKKESDLPPDIDNPEARLKFEFGAMYEANVRLTTGSLATYLPILTKYHSQIPLGKAYVTKKMLTDTIHDIMAVDFSVFNREVIYNNPEMGINKEFVQRAIVPDFVIVPSIGSKIMMWQELSIHRGSGSKESRGRIVLPIFVQGDLKSLLIDAFAAFRWELCKTILGPEWNNVGNPSITADYMDYVQFYKKNKDLSIEIKEKLAAEFKRFRNERDIFANDYQLWIKYEAEGVQRLNRVVRGIFYRHIPFARTIREKVSKMPAFGEINNRFVNIRTRKFTELENRYKKYINALGSLPDPLRENLEFYRV; via the coding sequence ATGGCATTAGATACAAGCGTACCAAATCAAAAAGTAACAATAAAAGCCGGGACGGTTTTATTTCCGGAAGGAAGCGCCGCGAATTCTCTCAACGTATTGCATAGCGGAGCCTTGCGTTATTTGGTAGAAGCTCCCGGTTCCAGAAAACTGGAGTTATTCAAAATTTCAGGAGCGAATTTGACTCCTGGTGCCTCTGCACTTTTCGGCAGCGGACGTTATCCGTTTACTATTGTTGCGGAACAAGACTGTGTGCTCTCTACGTATGTTATGTCCCAGTCTACTGTTGGTCGTTCTCTCGCAGCCAGAAGTTCCTTGGGCATCATGGTGGGTCGTTCCCTTTTGAGAGAGATCACCGAGTCTTTCAAAAGAGTGAACCAACTCAGAAAGATCGCTTCCGACATGGGAAAGACGAACGATAATCTTTCTCTTCTGTATTATCAATTCAACCCGAGTGTTTTTCCGGATATCAAACCCGGACAACCGATCGCGGATCCAAGTTCCGACATTGTGGATCCGGTACTCCGACTAACTCGGGAAAATTTAAAACATTATTTCGATAATGGTGGAATTCTACCGGAGAGACCGACTGCAAATTATGTAGAAGAAGATCATTCTCAGCTTTTGGTCAAATATTATCCGGAAGAAATAGAATTCCAAGACGGGGAATTTAATTTTGTCCGTAAGATCATCTTAGCGGACCCGAATCTTCTGGCACAATTATTCGCTCCCGACCCGACTATGGTTTCCTATGTTTGCGACAAACTCGGAAGGGTGCAGAACAATATTACGGAAAACGCGAGAAACATATTAGAAGAATTAGATGAAAATTTCTCTCTTCTATTAGGCGGAGTAGAAAGCCTTACTGAAAAATATTTCCTAATCTTGGATATGGCGGCGAACGGTTATGCAACCGCTCCTCCCGAGTTTGTGGTCCCGATCTTACAGGTTGTTTCCCAAAAAATAGAAAGGGCTCTTGCAGGTCATCAGGCACTTTTCGGTTCTGCGGTCCCAACCCCTTCTCCTAATATTAAACCGTTTTTAGAAAAGACAATCGGTCTTGCTAAAAAATTCGAAACATCTAATCCGACTGCAAAAGCGGCCTCGAACGGGGGTGGAGTTTCCGTCGATGGTTCCGCAGATGCGACTGCAATTCGAAAAGAATTGGCAAATTCCGCATCCACGATCATCCAATTCTCAGGTATGGGTGGAGATGCTATCAAAGAGTTTTCCGCGATGATGGTAAAACTCAAGTCCTTAAAGAATCCATTGGATTCCGACAACGATACTCGTAAATTAAGAAGGTCCATTACAAAAACTTACTTCGATATTTACGCTGCATGCTTCCAAAAGTATATCAACTCAGGGAAGAATGTCCCAAAACCGGTAGACCTGATGTTGAAATACGGTTTCTTCGACGAAACTTTACTAGATGATTCGCAGTTGGTATTCATGTCCACGTTCAAGGACGCGATCACCTCCGCTTCGGATATTCCGATCCATTACGGAACGGAATGGTTGGAAAAAATTTATAAAAGAGAATGCCCAACTTCCCTGGACGAACTCGGTCAGAATTTCTTCGACAAAGTCAAGATGGACAACCGAAATGCGGTTTTCAAAAAAGAATCCGATCTTCCCCCGGATATAGATAATCCGGAAGCCAGATTAAAGTTCGAGTTCGGTGCAATGTATGAGGCGAACGTTAGACTCACCACCGGTTCCTTGGCGACTTATTTGCCGATCCTCACAAAGTATCACTCTCAAATCCCTCTAGGCAAAGCGTACGTGACTAAAAAAATGCTGACGGATACGATCCACGATATTATGGCTGTGGACTTCTCCGTATTCAATAGAGAGGTGATCTATAATAATCCGGAAATGGGGATCAATAAGGAGTTCGTTCAAAGGGCGATCGTTCCGGATTTTGTGATCGTTCCTTCGATCGGCAGCAAGATCATGATGTGGCAGGAACTTTCCATTCACAGAGGTTCCGGTTCCAAAGAAAGTAGAGGTAGGATCGTTCTCCCTATTTTTGTCCAAGGTGATCTAAAGTCCCTTTTAATCGATGCGTTTGCAGCATTCCGATGGGAGCTTTGTAAAACGATCTTAGGACCTGAATGGAATAACGTAGGAAATCCATCCATCACTGCAGACTATATGGACTATGTTCAGTTCTACAAGAAGAACAAAGACCTTTCCATAGAGATCAAAGAAAAGTTAGCTGCCGAATTCAAACGTTTCCGAAACGAAAGAGATATTTTTGCAAACGATTACCAACTTTGGATCAAGTACGAAGCGGAAGGTGTGCAACGGTTGAACCGAGTGGTCCGCGGGATTTTTTATCGACATATTCCGTTTGCAAGAACGATCCGGGAGAAGGTCTCCAAAATGCCTGCCTTCGGAGAGATCAATAATAGGTTCGTGAATATTCGGACCCGAAAGTTTACCGAGCTGGAAAACAGATATAAAAAATATATCAATGCTTTGGGTAGTCTTCCGGATCCGCTTCGCGAAAATTTGGAATTCTATCGAGTTTAA
- the dxs gene encoding 1-deoxy-D-xylulose-5-phosphate synthase, whose amino-acid sequence MQQEDSLLNGIRLPADLRKLPLEELPKLCSEIRNYIIDTLSGIGGHFASNLGVVELTVALHYVFETPKDRLIWDVGHQTYPHKILTGRKEKLSTVRKFKGLSGFPKREESVYDLYNTGHAGTSISQALGEAVARDLTGKDYAVAAIIGDASIATGMALEAMNHAGHLKKDLLVILNDNYMSISKNVGSISNYLNNIISSHFYLNWKRIFYTFLKWLPIVGPAMESFFRRVEKGFKDVFTPGGLFEDLGFIYIGPEDGHDVIRLVKMLGKIKTMKGPVLFHTITQKGKGYVPAEKDPIKYHGVTPFRKEDGAMDSGDSSKISYSKIVGKVLSDMTEKNPRIAAITPAMIEGSGLGEYVSKFPDHVYDVGIAEQHSVAFAGAMTNGDVIPYMCIYSTFLTRGMDQLVEDVSLMNLPVRFVIDRAGCVGPDGETHQGLFDLSYLLSLPNMDVFVPSSGQDLVDSLRYMEHYDKSPIAIRFPKASVELSNLNFNVEKDLKPGSFRVLQRGTDIAILSIGSMLEEAKKATNLLEQEGYSVTLIDLVWLRPLGKEALDEELSHVRHFAILDESYIDGGASGYLLNRISPEYLGRFIKTFAFPPETIHHGERKEIFAEYGLDAQSISKFLRENVKKEVLHGKRN is encoded by the coding sequence ATGCAACAGGAAGATTCGTTATTGAACGGGATCCGCCTTCCGGCGGATCTCAGAAAATTACCTCTGGAGGAACTGCCTAAACTCTGTTCCGAGATCCGAAATTATATCATCGATACTCTCTCCGGGATCGGAGGGCATTTCGCAAGTAACTTGGGAGTGGTGGAACTCACCGTCGCTTTACATTACGTTTTTGAAACTCCAAAAGACAGATTGATCTGGGATGTAGGACACCAAACATACCCTCATAAGATCCTGACCGGCAGAAAGGAAAAACTTTCCACCGTCAGAAAATTTAAAGGACTTTCCGGATTCCCTAAAAGGGAAGAATCGGTTTACGATCTATACAATACGGGACATGCCGGCACTTCTATTTCTCAAGCGCTCGGAGAAGCGGTTGCTCGAGATCTGACCGGAAAAGATTACGCTGTCGCAGCTATTATCGGGGACGCATCCATCGCAACAGGAATGGCTTTGGAAGCGATGAATCATGCGGGACATCTTAAAAAAGACCTGCTTGTGATCTTGAACGACAATTATATGTCCATCTCCAAGAATGTAGGGTCCATCTCCAATTATCTGAATAATATCATCAGCTCTCATTTTTATCTGAATTGGAAAAGGATATTTTATACTTTCCTAAAATGGCTTCCTATAGTAGGACCCGCGATGGAAAGTTTTTTCAGAAGGGTTGAAAAAGGGTTTAAAGACGTTTTCACCCCGGGCGGTCTATTTGAGGATTTAGGTTTTATCTATATAGGACCGGAAGACGGTCATGATGTGATCCGTCTGGTGAAAATGCTCGGAAAGATCAAGACTATGAAAGGTCCTGTTCTTTTCCATACGATCACCCAAAAAGGGAAAGGGTATGTCCCGGCGGAAAAGGATCCGATCAAATACCATGGGGTCACTCCGTTCCGCAAGGAAGACGGGGCCATGGATTCGGGCGATTCCTCGAAAATTTCTTACTCTAAGATCGTGGGTAAGGTGCTTTCGGATATGACGGAAAAAAATCCGCGTATTGCGGCAATTACTCCGGCAATGATAGAAGGTTCCGGACTGGGGGAATACGTTTCCAAATTCCCGGACCATGTGTATGATGTGGGGATTGCGGAACAACACTCTGTTGCTTTTGCAGGGGCAATGACGAACGGGGATGTGATCCCTTATATGTGTATTTATTCCACCTTTTTGACCAGAGGAATGGACCAACTGGTGGAGGATGTTTCTCTTATGAACCTACCCGTCCGTTTTGTGATCGATCGAGCAGGTTGTGTTGGGCCGGATGGAGAAACTCACCAAGGATTATTCGATCTAAGTTATCTTCTATCCTTACCGAATATGGATGTGTTTGTACCTTCTTCCGGACAGGATTTGGTGGATTCACTTCGTTATATGGAGCATTACGATAAGTCTCCGATCGCGATCCGATTCCCTAAAGCAAGTGTGGAACTTTCCAATTTAAATTTTAACGTGGAGAAGGATCTAAAACCCGGAAGTTTTAGAGTGCTGCAAAGAGGAACAGATATCGCTATTCTCTCCATCGGTTCCATGTTGGAAGAAGCCAAGAAGGCGACAAATCTCTTGGAACAAGAAGGGTATTCGGTCACATTGATCGATCTGGTTTGGCTAAGACCTCTTGGAAAAGAGGCTTTGGACGAGGAACTTTCCCATGTTCGACATTTTGCAATTCTGGATGAGAGTTACATAGACGGTGGGGCCTCCGGATACTTGTTGAACCGGATCTCTCCGGAATATCTGGGACGTTTTATCAAAACTTTCGCATTTCCCCCCGAGACTATCCACCACGGAGAGAGGAAGGAAATTTTCGCGGAGTACGGTCTGGATGCTCAGAGTATCTCCAAGTTTCTTCGGGAAAACGTAAAGAAGGAAGTCCTACACGGAAAACGGAATTAA
- a CDS encoding DUF1343 domain-containing protein translates to MKKNKILSDAKSIGMLTNQSAYGWKGDYHFRIIQKEYGLKKLFLPEHGLFAELQDQVSGSGLIYNMGETEVLNLYGDNEETLIPTEDALSDLDTLIVDIRDVGARYYTFLTSALYAMQAADRLAKKGKPRPRILISNAKNPAGPKIEGTPLEKKFSSFVGVEGTLHRHGLSAAGLLEYYKDTFQLDLELYRLDLYPKKSSEFLWVPPSPNIPAQTTCYVYTGLCLLEGTNLSEGRGTTRPFETFGAPYIDDLDGSLLEKLQEKQKGIFRLRPLKFIPTFHKHAGKVCGGYQILLDKPKKFHSLLFGLSLIRILREFYPNQFEFLQGPYEFRSDLPAIQLLVGDRFLLDYLDGKRSYSEIQDYLEDTEKKWKKVTKHYC, encoded by the coding sequence ATGAAAAAAAACAAAATTCTCTCCGATGCCAAATCCATCGGAATGCTCACCAACCAAAGCGCATACGGTTGGAAAGGCGACTATCATTTCCGGATTATTCAGAAAGAGTACGGACTCAAAAAACTCTTTTTACCCGAACATGGACTTTTTGCAGAGCTGCAAGACCAGGTCTCCGGAAGCGGGCTTATTTATAATATGGGAGAAACGGAAGTATTAAATTTGTACGGAGATAACGAGGAAACTCTTATTCCTACCGAAGATGCCCTATCCGATCTGGACACATTGATCGTAGACATCCGAGATGTAGGCGCTCGTTATTATACGTTTTTGACCTCGGCATTGTACGCGATGCAGGCGGCGGATCGACTCGCCAAAAAAGGAAAACCAAGACCTCGCATTTTAATATCGAATGCAAAAAATCCCGCAGGCCCCAAAATAGAAGGGACTCCCTTAGAAAAAAAATTTTCATCATTCGTCGGCGTAGAAGGCACATTACACCGACATGGCCTCTCTGCCGCGGGCCTTCTAGAATATTATAAAGATACATTCCAACTGGATCTAGAACTGTATCGATTGGATCTGTATCCAAAAAAGAGTTCCGAGTTCTTATGGGTCCCGCCTTCTCCTAATATTCCCGCCCAAACAACTTGTTACGTTTATACTGGGCTTTGTCTTTTAGAAGGAACCAATCTATCGGAAGGGAGAGGGACAACTCGGCCATTCGAAACATTCGGTGCACCATATATCGACGATCTGGACGGATCATTATTGGAAAAACTGCAAGAAAAACAAAAAGGGATCTTTCGACTTCGACCTTTAAAGTTTATTCCGACTTTCCATAAACATGCGGGAAAAGTTTGCGGAGGTTACCAGATCTTATTAGATAAACCTAAAAAATTCCATAGCTTGCTATTCGGATTATCGCTTATTCGCATATTGAGAGAATTCTATCCGAATCAGTTTGAATTCCTACAAGGCCCTTATGAATTCAGATCCGATCTACCGGCGATCCAACTTTTGGTAGGAGACCGGTTCCTTCTGGATTATCTAGATGGAAAAAGATCCTACTCGGAGATCCAAGATTATCTGGAAGATACGGAAAAAAAATGGAAGAAGGTCACAAAACATTACTGTTAA